In the Wyeomyia smithii strain HCP4-BCI-WySm-NY-G18 chromosome 2, ASM2978416v1, whole genome shotgun sequence genome, one interval contains:
- the LOC129720261 gene encoding uncharacterized protein LOC129720261: MELVPDLSTVKFMQAFRRFVSRRGLPSEVFSDNGKNFVGAANDLRNLLRNEEFKDTVQQEGAKVGIRRHFNPPRGSHFGGLWEAAIHSAQKHFIRVLGKGLLRYDDMETLLTQIERCLNSRPLIKLTNDPEDLHVLTPGHFLVGSALQSVPELNYDNIPLNRLRHWHQVQKILQDIWKRWHVEYLTSLQPRPKWSHPPV; encoded by the coding sequence ATGGAACTCGTTCCTGATCTTAGCACCGTCAAGTTCATGCAAGCCTTCCGCCGCTTCGTGTCCCGACGTGGGCTCCCTTCCGAGGTGTTTTCAGACAACGGCAAAAACTTTGTTGGGGCGGCTAACGATCTCCGCAACCTTCTCCGCAATGAAGAGTTTAAGGATACGGTGCAGCAGGAAGGCGCAAAGGTTGGAATTCGGCGGCATTTTAACCCCCCCAGAGGATCACACTTCGGCGGTCTCTGGGAGGCAGCAATACATTCCGCTCAAAAGCATTTCATTCGTGTTTTGGGAAAGGGTCTATTGCGCTATGACGATATGGAAACCTTGTTAACCCAGATTGAACGCTGCTTAAACTCACGCccgctcatcaagcttacgaaTGATCCCGAAGATTTGCACGTACTGACACCAGGCCATTTTTTGGTTGGTAGTGCTCTCCAATCAGTGCCAGAGCTCAATTATGACAACATTCCTCTCAATCGTTTGCGCCATTGGCATCAGGTGCAGAAAATACTTCAGGATATATGGAAACGCTGGCACGTAGAATATCTGACTTCGCTTCAGCCTCGTCCTAAATGGTCACACCCACCAGTCTAG